The Phoenix dactylifera cultivar Barhee BC4 chromosome 12, palm_55x_up_171113_PBpolish2nd_filt_p, whole genome shotgun sequence genome has a window encoding:
- the LOC103719328 gene encoding pentatricopeptide repeat-containing protein At4g02750-like: MSGARVLSTVRLNSIIAAHLRHGRLIDAAGLFRDNPHHLDIKSWNLMLSGYARNGCIEYALKLFDEMPHKDVVSWNTMMAGFKRAGDSLSVFGHFLEMVRSGLRPTGSTLATVITASVASSAIVPHLHAVAIRMALDSNTFVGTALISGYAKLKDPNSLRRVFDEIRVKNLVSWTAVIIGYMELGSVVEARQAFTMMPERNVVAWTAMINGYIDNDSLDDAKRCFDHMPEKNVVAWTSMIKGYERSGQFDDALNLFIEIHRCCSIKPNQFTYSATLSVCARCCSLVAGQSVHAQLLKSGLPFDMILSSSLVEMYGKCGDIDSAVQVFESMKVHNLVSWNSMIGCYARHGLSRRALEGFERMKEEGVRPDHVTFICVLTACVHGGLVKEGERYFRSMQREFKIEPRMEHYGCMADLLGRAGQLDEAERLIKEMPFEPDMVVWGALIGGCRLHSSLEYGLSAVESIQRFEKDHPAIYAMMLGVYGDRGDWKRVDELKEIMERVGVRRKQQGTSWVESPLILQR, from the coding sequence ATGTCAGGCGCCCGGGTCCTCTCCACGGTCCGCCTCAACTCCATCATCGCCGCCCATCTCCGTCACGGCCGCCTGATCGATGCGGCCGGATTGTTCCGAGACAATCCCCATCATCTAGACATCAAATCATGGAATCTGATGCTCTCGGGGTACGCCCGGAACGGATGCATCGAGTACGCCCTGAAGCTGTTCGACGAAATGCCTCATAAGGACGTCGTATCATGGAACACAATGATGGCCGGCTTCAAACGCGCCGGCGACTCGCTCAGTGTGTTCGGTCACTTCTTAGAGATGGTCCGGTCAGGATTGAGGCCCACCGGATCGACGCTGGCCACTGTTATCACTGCTTCAGTAGCCAGCTCCGCGATTGTCCCACATCTTCACGCTGTTGCTATCCGCATGGCATTGGATTCCAATACGTTCGTTGGAACTGCTCTCATCAGCGGTTACGCTAAGTTGAAAGATCCGAATTCTCTCCGTCGGGTGTTCGATGAAATTCGTGTTAAGAATTTGGTATCGTGGACTGCTGTAATTATCGGATACATGGAGCTTGGGAGTGTTGTTGAGGCCCGGCAGGCCTTCACGATGATGCCAGAGAGGAATGTTGTAGCATGGACTGCAATGATCAATGGCTACATCGATAATGACAGCCTCGATGATGCAAAGCGGTGCTTCGATCATATGCCTGAGAAGAATGTGGTTGCATGGACGTCGATGATCAAAGGATATGAGCGCAGCGGGCAGTTTGATGACGCTCTAAATTTGTTCATTGAGATACATAGATGCTGCAGCATCAAGCCAAACCAATTCACGTACTCCGCAACGCTCAGTGTCTGCGCTCGGTGTTGTTCCCTTGTTGCAGGCCAGTCGGTCCATGCACAGCTTTTGAAGTCTGGGCTGCCATTTGATATGATCTTATCAAGCTCCCTTGTGGAGATGTATGGCAAATGTGGGGACATCGATTCTGCGGTCCAAGTGTTCGAGTCTATGAAAGTCCATAATCTTGTCTCATGGAACTCCATGATCGGATGCTACGCAAGGCATGGTCTCTCCAGAAGAGCACTGGAAGGattcgagaggatgaaggagGAAGGTGTTCGACCTGATCATGTGACATTCATTTGCGTCTTGACAGCCTGCGTTCATGGTGGACTGGTCAAGGAAGGGGAAAGGTACTTCCGGTCGATGCAGAGGGAGTTCAAGATCGAGCCAAGGATGGAGCATTATGGGTGCATGGCGGACCTGTTGGGTAGGGCTGGACAGCTTGATGAGGCAGAGAGGCTGATCAAAGAGATGCCATTCGAGCCGGACATGGTTGTCTGGGGAGCACTGATCGGAGGATGCAGACTGCACTCCAGTTTGGAGTATGGGTTGTCTGCTGTTGAATCAATCCAGAgatttgagaaggatcacccaGCAATCTACGCAATGATGTTGGGGGTTTATGGGGATAGGGGGGATTGGAAGAGAGTGGATGAGTTGAAAGAGATTATGGAAAGGGTGGGTGTTCGAAGAAAGCAGCAGGGAACCAGCTGGGTTGAGTCTCCTCTCATCCTGCAGAGGTGA
- the LOC103719309 gene encoding F-box protein At5g49610 produces MNSSNFPNGFLPDDVVVQILARLPIKSLFRFKSVCKLWRRLPSEKHFIDLYFQTSAKDPTLLIEIPDSIHQSSRLVLIDRFREVTALSMDFLNDRVKIRASCNGLFCCASMRNRGVYYVCNPMTREVRALPRTRERPFTRCQPEYEATLVGFAFDPFSWTFHVVLAGFHRHFGYRPQDQLVCQVFDSRTNAWSRTISCLYEEFTHMNRSQEELGGRFGCRMRCC; encoded by the exons ATGAATTCCTCCAATTTTCCCAATGGATTCCTCCCTGACGACGTCGTGGTTCAAATTCTCGCGAGATTGCCCATCAAATCCCTCTTCAGATTCAAGTCCGTGTGCAAATTATGGCGGCGATTGCCCTCCGAGAAGCACTTCATCGACCTCTACTTCCAAACATCTGCCAAAGATCCTACCTTGCTGATCGAAATCCCCGATTCCATCCATCAATCATCCCGTCTCGTCCTCATCGATCGATTCCGGGAGGTGACAGCGCTTTCAATGGATTTCTTGAACGATAGGGTTAAGATCAGAGCCTCTTGCAACGGATTATTCTGCTGCGCTAGCATGAGGAATCGAGGGGTCTACTACGTTTGTAATCCGATGACCAGAGAGGTCCGAGCGCTGCCGAGGACGAGGGAGAGGCCCTTCACCAGGTGCCAGCCTGAGTACGAGGCTACCCTCGTCGGCTTTGCATTTGATCCGTTTTCTTGGACATTTCATGTGGTTCTCGCCGGCTTCCACCGCCACTTCGGCTACCGGCCCCAGGACCAGTTGGTCTGCCAGGTGTTCGATTCCAGAACCAATGCTTGGAGTCGAACCATTTCGTGTTTATACGAAGAATTCACCCATATGAATCGCAGCCAG GAGGAGCTTGGGGGAAGATTTGGCTGCCGGATGAGGTGTTGCTAA